Within Wyeomyia smithii strain HCP4-BCI-WySm-NY-G18 chromosome 2, ASM2978416v1, whole genome shotgun sequence, the genomic segment AGCGACAACGATCCACCGAGAGCAAGTAGCCATTTTGATCAGCTGTAAAGAAAACTATGAATTCATTGACCGATTGCTCGGCAGCATTTATAGTGGACAGCTACCGCATTCGGGTCAGTCCGGGTCGAACTGATTACATCGAATCACTTTTTCCACACAGTATAATAAAACAAACTCATCTATGTTATCACCCAGAACAGACGAATAAAATAACAGCGAGAAGCTTTGTAAGAtaagaatatttattttattgggTACTGTTTTGATAATAAAAAGAGATCATATTTATTCATTTTCCTCCAAGTCTTTCTTCATGAGCTCCAGGAACTCTTGCTCGAAGCACTGATACACTTGGAAAGCCATCGAACAATTGTCCTCCTTTTCGTCGCTTATCTGTTCCAGACACTTCATGTGCTCCTCACTAAACTCCTCCTGCGAACTGTCAGGTCCTTTCAGCATGACCTTAATGTTGTCTAGTCTTGCCGCACCCGTGTCACCGTCCACCAGTTGCAGCGTTTCCCCGATACAGTGCATCAGACAGCGGGACGTTTCCTCCTCCGGTGGGAAGTTAAGCTCAAGGAAGGACTTCTCCAGCTCATCACTGATCGTGACTTTTTTCTTGCATTCGTTCACCAACGATCGAATCGTATGGGAGGAAACCTGAGGTTTCGATTGACCGTTGAATCTAGCCTGTTTTAAAGATACAAAATCCACTTACCAAAGTCACAACCACCAATAggaggaaaattttcaaatggaaCGACATTTTCTTCGAACTTGAACGACAAGTGACAATACTTTGAAGGCTGTTGTCGGTTTTATAGAATTTTCACGGGTCACCGCCTGCTACTGTGCTTAGTAGCAGCTAGCTAATTTACCTACGGCTGAGATTGTCTAGCCGCGTGACGACGACGACTGACGCATTTGTGGTTGATTATTGGAAATCACCGCAATTGTCACAAATTAACGTTATTATCTTGATGTTATTCCTAAGGTACGCTTATTGCTTAGGAAAATATTTCCAACAAGaaaattcaatgaaattttcacaCGGGTGAATTATTTAAGGTTTTGAAAAAAAGATTTCTTTTGAAGTCAAACAATCTCTTAATTACAGCTGAAAAAATTGCAAGTAATCACTTATGTGATAGTAATTATCATATTCCTGTCTACATGGCCAGGTATGTATTCACCTAACAAATGTTGCTTCTACAGTACTATCATTCCATCAGTTCTTCCTTCTTGTTCGTCTAATGAGAAAAATCCTAGTTCGGTATAAAATTAAGTTGAAAGACTCTAAGGTCGTTCTGGGATACGTTTATGtgcaacaacaaataaaaaaaattgatttcagttggaTGTTTCAGACTGTAAAAATGCAGGATAATTGCCTCAGTAGGAGTAGAACTTCAATTATCAGTCATACTTTGGTAGTATTCAAGCCTTGAACCAGAAACATTGAAAATGGTACCATAAAATATTTTACCTGAATCTTGAATATGCAGGTATCATTATTGCACTGTGATCTAA encodes:
- the LOC129723862 gene encoding uncharacterized protein LOC129723862 yields the protein MSFHLKIFLLLVVVTLVSSHTIRSLVNECKKKVTISDELEKSFLELNFPPEEETSRCLMHCIGETLQLVDGDTGAARLDNIKVMLKGPDSSQEEFSEEHMKCLEQISDEKEDNCSMAFQVYQCFEQEFLELMKKDLEENE